AAAGCACCTGACTCCCCGAGGCCTCGGAAAAGTCATTTACCTAAAGTGGGAATGACAGATCTTCTTTCTGGGGTACTGGGAGGGTAACTACACCAAAGAGTATGAGAGGCCACAGGACAGGTGTTCGCAAGAGCTGTGAGCGCACCCAGACAGGCCAGCAGAAAAAGGCTCTGTTTCAGTCAGACCCTCTGCAGGACGTGGCAGGGGAAGGGagatggggcctctagcactttATTTACAAAGCGGGAGCCACAACCTGACAGGCGAGCAGTGGGAGCTGGGGGAGACCAAACTCATCCGGGACTTTTCTGTTGCCGATGTAACACCCTTCTCACACCTGCGTGGCTTGCTTGATGGTGTCTGACCATTTTCAGTTCCCTGCATCCTCTTCTCCCCTTGTGAATCGACcgattaattaaaataaaatctgacacCGATCTCAAAGGCTGAGATGCCCAGAAACTGGGAGAAAAATCACCAGCTGAGGAGACAAGTTCAAGCAGCCCCCATGCTGACAAAGCTAACGCAACTTGCACATAGCAACATCTGTCCTGCCACACAGCTGGCTGGGCACTGAGCACCCAGGGCCCTCGGTCCTGGCACAGTACACGCTGCCTCCTGCCTGGCCAGGAGCATGAGGacacaggcagggaaagagggaggaagagaggcaacAATGACGCAATGAAGCCATATTATAGGAAACCTGGTGTCCCCATCTCTGCTGGGCACTGAGAAAGCTGTCTGTTTTTTATTCCAGGTCAACTGGACACAATGTGCCATGCATTTGTTGGAGAAACTGTCATTCTGCCTTGCACCACCACCTCACCTGGAGAGCTGACCCTTTCCAATTCAATGCTCTACTGGCAGATAGACTCTGTCGTAGTGCACTTTTTTCACGACGGGCAGGATTCGCTGAAATTCCAGGCCAAAGAGTACCATGGCAGAACTAGTCTTTTTTTGGACCAGATGAGGAATGGCAACTTTTCCTTAAAGCTCTCCAATGTCCAATTAAACGACACAGCTCTATATACATGCATCTACAAACAGACTGGGGATCATCccaacaaaacacagaaatcccAAATTGAACTCATTGTATCAGGTAAGGTTTGATTTTTTAGTTCAGAGGGAGGGAGCTGAAGGCAGCATCTCTTGTTGACAAGACATACATGGCCATTGACTGGGATGACttcaatttttaaagcaaatcttCACTTGGTTTCACTCTGTTCCTTGCTTTTGTTGGGAGAAtaagtgagaaggaaaaaaaaatgcatctttgtTAAGCTTCAGCACAGCATGTCCGAGGAGGAGCAAGACTTCTGAAGGCAAGCTGTctgcttcttccctctcccttcgCAGGAGACATTAATGAATAACGAGGTCTCCCCGACTTCTAAGCATTTGGTTATTTACGGGTTTGTACTGTCCTGGATCCACCTTGTCCCAGAGGAATGGGAGAGTTTATTTAATTGTTTGCACTTGGGTCTGTGAAACAGGATTAGCTTCATCTCTAGCAATTGGATCCAAAGTTCAGGCCTTCAGACAAAGACAGGCAGTGGCtaattattaatttcctttcaGCTGGAATATCTAGatctggtggcagggctggacaCGTGCAACaacaattattatttttcttccttaggaAAATGAGTGAGGCTGTAACACATGCCTGAATAATGCCAAACAACTGAGCTAACATGTTTGAAGTACCTATCAGCATGGCCAGCAGAATGATGGGGCATTGGGTTTGACCAGCTGACCAAGtgaaaaggcaaattaaaaaaaaaaagcatgcacatCAAATCCAATCATAGTTTTTTAAGGTGTCTTGCGAACAAATCAGCTGGAAAATTTCATTATCATTTAATTCTGCATAgaatagaaaaaaattgttttcaagtaATATAAACCCTTTAATATCTTTGTTTTAATGCACATCATTCtcaagagaaaaatgtttttaaaatgtaccaTGAAATAAGTTTCTTCAGAGAATTTCAAAAAGTGAAATGTTTTGCagttttcaaaatttttaaaaaaaggtgcttgaaaacacagaatcacaatGTTTTAATCATCTAATTTTTGGGAGCAGTAAGGTGTCTTTTACTCTGATTTAATACTGTGATCATATTTAAACTTCTAACTTCTTTGACAAATCTATTTTTTCTCCGAAAAAACCACTAACCCTTAGATCAATTGTCAGCACCCTTTTCGTGTTCTAGGCTCAGACAAATAACTTTGATTATTGTCGTTTTTTCTAGCTCCATCTAGCATTGAGGAGGCTCCTTCCCCTTCTGGTAAGGCAATACTCCTTAACCTGCTAAGTGTCTAAGTGATTATCCAGCGCTTTAATTTGAATCTGCAAGATTGGTAAAATGTGCTGAAGAGAGAAAGTCCAGTAGACTTCTGGTGCTTGATCTCGCTTACCAAGTCTAGGAAGATACAGCTGTCCCAGAGAGGGAAAAATATCTCCACCGCTAAGCGAGACATAGACTGCAGAAAGAACACTGAAGTGCCAGTGGTCACTAGTCCATAAAGATACTCACCATTACGGGCAtcataaaaatcagtaaaaaccAAGGAACACAGAAACCCTTCGGTTCTGGGAGTGAAGGCCTTTGTAAATTACCTTGGTATAAACGAACAACCGCATCAAGAGATCTGGGGGGTCCTTTTGGGTAAATGagataataaatattaaaaaaatacatgattAATGACTCCACATAAGCTCTTCTGGGAAAACTAAAGTAGATCTCATCCAAAGGCGATTCCGCAATATAGTGCAGATGCTAATGTCTGGGTTTAATCATTACAGAGAAGTAACTACATTGGGGTCCTTTGTAAACACTTCTGGAGTGAATGCAAAGCAGAAGGGCTGTCCAGCTCGGACGTGCCATCCTCAGTGAATCCTCCCATAAAAATCCTGCTTGTAAGCCATATTGTTCTCATTAGCTGTACAAAATCTTAAGTTGGTATCAAATCTGTAACATCTTGTCATATAAAAATCAACAGCAGCAATTTGTGTTTTACTCAGTGTTGCTGAAAGATATAATCCATTACATAACAATAATTATATTACAGGTAACGTAGTAAGTTCCGCCACAATACAATGTTACAGCCAGATTAAGCAGCAATAAACTCAAATAGAAACTGAGGAAGAGAAACGTTCCAGAGTTTTATCTCATagccatacagaaaaaaatcagctctgtaCTTCATGAGCAATAAACAACATGAAACATTACAGGACATGTCCTTTTTAGACCTAAGATAGCTCCTCTAGCTGgtttaaaggtttttaaaaaactttaaattCAAGATGGTCTCCTGAGCCTTCAGTGACAGAGCACCACATTATAACATTATAAAAGCAAACAGAACAGGAGCTAGAATATCTCTGTTACCTTCCACAAGAAATAAGAAATTACCAAGGGTCAAACTTTTTAATGCAGTAGCAGTGGAAGTTTCTCAAAACCAAAAGGTAAGTAGGCTGTATTTAAAGGAGTTAATTGTATATATGTTTGACTCAGCTGAAAACTTTCTGGCAACTTTTCCTCAATATAAACAATTTCTTaccatgaaaatgtatttttattgggggggggggggcggaagtGATTGGGACAAGGGGGAGTGTTTCAGCTTTGCTGTAGGAGAGCAAACTGAATCACACACTTCAGACAGCTAAGGTTCTTGTACTGCTGGATTCTGGGGGGCTTGGGGATGGGGCAAAGAACACAAGCCTAACTTATGAAAcataattttttgaaaaaaaaggaaaaaaatatttcctgttgtcAACTTCTTCTAAAGAAAACCATCAGCCACAGCTcccatttttattcattttcagcaatttcttaagaaaggggggaagaaaatctgttttgtatTAGTTGTTATTTTGGAAGGGACTTGGAAAAGTTAAATGACCTGCTGAGAACAAAGACACTGTATGCAGAAATAGTTCTCACACTTTGCAGTCATCATAACCAGAGCAGcaggtatttattatttttatataaaacagaaacagttttgatctgtttcacttctgctttgtttctgtttatttgctggattgattatttttcctcattattttAAAGAGCCTAATTTTACTGTCACTCTGGTTTTCCCGTGAGACTCCTCCCGGGTCAATAAAAActtgctttaaatttttttctgggaaaaataaaagtgCCTCAGCCTGGAAGAAGTCACAAGAGGCCCAGAGACTTGCTATAATCCTACGTTTATTTCAAAGCTTTACTGAGGACTACCCAATGTGTACTTGCTCTTTACACGTTAATACCACATACTCCTTCTAGAAAGAGGGGGAGGAAACACCTCTACTAGTGATAAGTTAACAGCAGCAACATCCTGAAAGCTGACCCCACAGCAACAGGAACAGCCTAAGAATTGGTATAGAAAACAACATACAGCCTGATCTCCCCACAGAAGGACTTGGACCTAAACACTtacaggaaaaatttctctacggCTTAAGTCAGGTGTTCAAAACCTTTTTTTACTTGTGTACTACATCCAGCACGGGTCGCAGGTACCACCTGTGCCAAGGCTACCTGCACCCTGCGTCCGCGCTGTGGCTTACGTACCAGCAGTGGTATGGAGTGCTGCT
The window above is part of the Opisthocomus hoazin isolate bOpiHoa1 chromosome 1, bOpiHoa1.hap1, whole genome shotgun sequence genome. Proteins encoded here:
- the LOC104327736 gene encoding myelin-oligodendrocyte glycoprotein-like, with the translated sequence MKWETAFWMVACLLFTSLPRGQLDTMCHAFVGETVILPCTTTSPGELTLSNSMLYWQIDSVVVHFFHDGQDSLKFQAKEYHGRTSLFLDQMRNGNFSLKLSNVQLNDTALYTCIYKQTGDHPNKTQKSQIELIVSAPSSIEEAPSPSGHSQISSRSPADTPCLAMLPFSFHLLVTLGVWHL